Proteins encoded together in one Terriglobus saanensis SP1PR4 window:
- a CDS encoding cytochrome c oxidase subunit I, giving the protein MGETILRLPPKETARLPRKSYLTEKGFLGWILTKDHKRIAILYLISLSFFFLLGGIFAGLIRMELLTPNGDLVSSDTYNKLFSMHGIIMVFLFLVPSVPATLGNFLVPLMIGARDLAFPRLNLLSWYLYLIGGLLTLIAMATGGVDTGWTFLTPLSTHYLNTNVVTTASGIFIAGFSSILTGINFIATIHRMRAPGMTWFRLPLFIWANYAASIIMVLGTPVLAVSLALVALERLFGIGVFDSTKGGDPLLFEHLFWFYSHPAVYVMILPGMGIISEVISTFSRKRIFGYTAVAFSSVAIALFGFFVWEHHMFIMGVSNYSALIFSLLTMVVAVPSAIKIFNWLFTLQKGSITFETPMLYAFGFMGLFTIGGLTGVFLGSMGMDIQLTETYFLVAHFHFVMVGGMLMAFLAGLHFWWPKMTGRMYPETISRFAAVTTFIGFVLTFLPQFALGFLGMPRRYHSYPPEFQVLNVISTAGASILGVGYIMPVLYFLWSLKYGAIAGANPWQATGLEWQVQSPPLEENFLEVPVVHQEAYDYEWLEAKATQVA; this is encoded by the coding sequence GTGGGCGAAACCATTCTCCGTCTTCCACCCAAAGAAACCGCGCGTCTTCCGCGGAAAAGCTACCTCACAGAAAAGGGCTTCCTCGGCTGGATCCTCACCAAGGATCACAAGCGCATCGCGATTCTTTACCTCATCTCGCTGAGCTTCTTCTTTCTCCTCGGCGGCATCTTCGCAGGCCTCATCCGCATGGAGCTGCTCACGCCGAATGGAGACCTGGTCTCCTCCGACACCTACAACAAACTCTTCTCCATGCACGGCATTATCATGGTCTTTCTCTTTCTGGTGCCTTCCGTGCCTGCGACCCTGGGAAACTTCCTCGTCCCCCTAATGATCGGCGCGCGTGACCTCGCCTTTCCGCGCCTCAATCTCCTGAGCTGGTATCTCTATCTGATCGGCGGTCTGCTCACGCTCATCGCCATGGCGACAGGCGGCGTCGATACAGGCTGGACTTTTCTCACGCCGCTCTCGACGCACTACCTGAACACTAACGTCGTCACCACGGCGTCGGGCATCTTCATCGCAGGATTTTCGTCGATCCTCACGGGCATCAACTTCATCGCCACGATCCACCGTATGCGCGCGCCGGGCATGACTTGGTTTCGCCTGCCGCTTTTCATCTGGGCGAACTACGCAGCCTCGATCATCATGGTGCTGGGCACGCCTGTACTGGCCGTCTCTCTGGCCCTGGTTGCGCTTGAGAGGCTCTTCGGTATCGGCGTCTTCGACTCCACAAAGGGCGGCGATCCACTGCTCTTCGAACACCTTTTCTGGTTCTACTCACACCCTGCGGTCTACGTGATGATTCTCCCCGGCATGGGCATCATCTCGGAGGTCATCAGCACCTTCAGTCGCAAACGGATCTTCGGCTACACGGCTGTTGCCTTTTCTTCAGTCGCCATCGCTCTCTTCGGCTTCTTCGTCTGGGAACACCACATGTTCATCATGGGCGTCTCCAACTACTCTGCCCTGATCTTCAGCTTGCTTACGATGGTGGTGGCGGTCCCTTCGGCCATTAAGATCTTCAATTGGCTCTTCACATTGCAAAAGGGATCCATCACCTTTGAAACACCCATGCTCTACGCCTTCGGCTTCATGGGACTCTTCACCATCGGCGGTCTCACCGGAGTTTTTCTCGGCTCCATGGGCATGGACATCCAACTCACGGAAACCTACTTTCTCGTGGCCCACTTTCACTTCGTCATGGTCGGAGGCATGCTGATGGCTTTCCTCGCGGGCCTGCACTTCTGGTGGCCCAAGATGACCGGCCGTATGTATCCGGAGACCATCTCGCGCTTCGCAGCGGTCACAACCTTCATCGGCTTCGTCCTGACCTTTTTGCCGCAGTTCGCGCTTGGCTTCCTGGGCATGCCCCGCCGCTATCACTCCTACCCACCCGAATTTCAGGTGCTCAATGTGATCTCCACAGCAGGCGCATCGATTCTTGGCGTGGGCTACATCATGCCCGTCCTGTACTTTCTCTGGTCCTTGAAGTACGGAGCCATCGCTGGCGCCAACCCCTGGCAAGCAACAGGTCTCGAATGGCAGGTACAGTCGCCTCCGCTGGAAGAAAACTTCTTAGAAGTCCCCGTGGTGCATCAGGAAGCGTACGACTACGAGTGGCTGGAGGCGAAGGCTACGCAGGTTGCTTAA
- a CDS encoding helix-turn-helix transcriptional regulator produces the protein MARSIEAPPKRALCPARAAGETSVLLRWSELDGAELLHGDFYHHAFLPHWHDAYMLSISAHGHQRLRLRGTEHIVSPGVLTSLHPGELHDGEAADPATGWHFRALYLSEELVRSSLSDDDLPETPAFEISPRDSQPLGETFLRLHTSLQQAESRLERDSLLVHYLPQFFQRDRSITNRSVSLSDTSGVEHVRDFLHATWHNSVPLEDLAQIAGISRFHLLRTFRRRYGLPPHAYQMQLRVRHAKEMLFAGMPLREVALDTGFYDQAHLTNTLRRYTGATPGRLLLA, from the coding sequence ATGGCGCGCAGCATCGAAGCTCCACCAAAACGTGCTCTATGCCCTGCTCGAGCGGCAGGTGAAACCTCGGTCCTCCTGCGCTGGTCGGAGCTCGATGGCGCGGAGCTTCTGCACGGTGACTTCTACCACCACGCCTTCCTGCCTCACTGGCACGACGCCTACATGCTCTCCATCTCCGCCCACGGACATCAGCGTCTTCGCTTGCGCGGCACGGAGCATATCGTCTCTCCCGGAGTTCTCACCTCGCTCCATCCGGGAGAACTGCACGACGGAGAGGCTGCGGATCCCGCAACAGGCTGGCACTTCCGCGCTCTCTACCTCTCCGAAGAGTTGGTGCGCTCCTCGCTCAGCGATGACGACTTACCAGAGACACCAGCATTTGAGATATCTCCACGAGATAGTCAGCCGTTAGGCGAGACCTTTCTTCGTCTGCATACCTCGCTGCAACAGGCCGAGTCGCGGCTCGAACGGGACTCGCTCCTTGTGCACTATCTCCCGCAGTTCTTTCAGCGCGACCGTTCCATCACGAACCGAAGCGTCAGTCTCTCGGACACCTCAGGCGTCGAACATGTGCGGGACTTCCTGCACGCCACATGGCACAACTCGGTACCTCTCGAAGATCTGGCGCAGATTGCAGGAATCAGCCGCTTCCACCTGCTCCGCACCTTCCGCAGGCGCTACGGCCTGCCACCGCACGCGTACCAGATGCAGCTCCGCGTCCGCCACGCCAAGGAGATGCTCTTCGCTGGCATGCCTCTGCGCGAAGTCGCGCTCGACACAGGCTTCTACGATCAGGCGCACCTGACCAACACGCTGCGCCGCTACACCGGTGCGACACCTGGCCGCCTGCTTCTCGCATAA
- a CDS encoding M16 family metallopeptidase, which yields MPISVPVAENATLAEVATPTRNIRTTTLSNGLLVLTESMPHMRSVSMGCWVRTGSRDEPKELNGISHFVEHMVFKGTTTRSQQQLSREVDAIGGNLDAFTGKETVCFNIKVLDTNLDTALELLSDLVLNPTFNAEDLAREQSVILEEIKMDEDNPDYLVHEIYTQKLWPSDSLGRPILGTVETVSSFNREIVAAFHHERFSPRNMVFSAAGHLSHEDLLAKIEARFGSLEDIAAEDLLHRHAPPMTPHITLHDKKSLEQVQLVLGVPAPPVNSPDRYALYLLNTILGGGMSSRLFQSVREEAGLAYSIYSEMNPFRDTGSLAVYAGTSIEKTPEMLRRILAEFTRLKNEPIPDDELLRAQTQLKGNIVLGLESSNARMSNLARQQMNFGRFASVDEVVEQIDAVTPADMQRIANELLHQDKLSLTLLGNLGKLKITREDLAF from the coding sequence ATGCCCATCTCCGTACCCGTCGCTGAGAATGCGACTCTGGCCGAAGTAGCCACACCTACAAGAAACATCCGTACCACCACCCTCTCCAACGGCCTCCTTGTCCTCACCGAGTCCATGCCCCACATGCGCTCCGTCTCCATGGGTTGCTGGGTCCGCACCGGCTCGCGCGACGAACCCAAAGAGCTCAACGGCATCTCCCACTTCGTCGAACACATGGTCTTCAAAGGCACCACCACGCGGTCGCAGCAACAGCTATCGCGCGAAGTCGACGCCATCGGCGGCAACCTCGACGCCTTCACCGGCAAGGAAACCGTCTGCTTCAACATCAAGGTGCTCGACACCAACCTCGACACCGCGCTTGAGCTCCTCAGCGACCTCGTCCTGAACCCGACCTTCAACGCCGAAGACCTCGCCCGCGAACAGTCCGTCATCCTCGAAGAGATCAAGATGGACGAGGACAACCCCGACTATCTCGTGCACGAGATCTACACGCAGAAGTTGTGGCCTTCAGATTCCCTCGGACGCCCCATCCTCGGCACCGTGGAGACCGTCTCCAGCTTCAACCGTGAGATCGTCGCCGCCTTCCACCACGAACGCTTCTCTCCACGCAACATGGTCTTCTCTGCCGCAGGCCATCTTTCGCACGAAGATCTCCTCGCCAAGATCGAAGCCCGCTTCGGCAGCCTGGAAGATATCGCAGCGGAAGACCTCCTGCACCGCCACGCTCCGCCCATGACGCCGCACATCACCCTGCATGACAAGAAGTCGCTCGAACAGGTGCAGCTCGTCCTCGGAGTCCCCGCACCGCCCGTCAACTCGCCCGACCGCTATGCCCTCTATCTTCTGAACACGATCCTCGGCGGCGGCATGAGCTCACGTCTCTTCCAATCCGTACGCGAAGAAGCCGGTCTGGCCTATTCCATCTACTCGGAGATGAACCCCTTCCGCGATACAGGTTCCCTTGCCGTGTACGCCGGAACGTCCATCGAAAAGACGCCAGAGATGCTTCGCCGTATCCTCGCCGAGTTCACGCGCCTGAAGAACGAACCCATCCCCGACGACGAGCTTCTCCGCGCGCAGACACAGCTCAAGGGCAACATCGTCCTCGGCCTGGAGAGCTCCAACGCACGCATGTCCAACCTCGCACGGCAGCAGATGAACTTCGGGCGTTTTGCTTCTGTGGATGAAGTAGTCGAACAGATCGATGCAGTCACCCCAGCGGACATGCAACGCATCGCCAACGAGCTTCTTCACCAGGACAAGCTCTCCCTCACCCTGCTCGGCAACCTGGGCAAGCTGAAGATCACCCGCGAAGATCTGGCGTTCTAG
- a CDS encoding GNAT family N-acetyltransferase, whose protein sequence is MTPTLTGGKIRLEPLTPAHLPALEKVAFDPTIWRYMKYKVTNPAELKAWADLFFDKPGTLFWANVLQSTGEPIGSTQFIDLDPEHRSVEIGNTWMAEPFRGTPVNPEAKLLQLTYAFETLNLRRVALKTHHLNLHSQAAIRKLGAQYEGTFRNHWIMPDGSTRHTVWFSITPDEWPTVKAGLEQRLAR, encoded by the coding sequence ATGACGCCCACCCTGACCGGCGGGAAGATCCGCCTGGAACCGCTTACACCTGCGCATCTTCCCGCCCTTGAAAAAGTGGCCTTCGATCCCACCATCTGGCGCTACATGAAGTACAAGGTGACGAATCCTGCTGAACTGAAGGCTTGGGCCGACCTGTTCTTCGATAAGCCGGGCACCCTTTTCTGGGCGAATGTTCTTCAATCCACCGGTGAACCCATCGGTTCCACCCAGTTCATCGATCTGGATCCCGAACACCGCAGCGTAGAAATCGGCAATACCTGGATGGCGGAACCCTTCCGTGGAACCCCTGTCAACCCGGAAGCCAAGCTCCTTCAACTGACTTATGCCTTTGAAACCCTCAACTTGCGCCGTGTCGCGTTAAAGACACATCACCTCAACCTGCACTCTCAGGCTGCCATCCGTAAGCTCGGAGCGCAGTACGAAGGCACCTTCCGCAATCACTGGATCATGCCCGACGGCAGCACCCGCCACACCGTCTGGTTCTCCATCACCCCCGACGAATGGCCCACAGTCAAAGCGGGACTGGAACAACGTCTAGCTCGCTGA
- a CDS encoding gluconeogenesis factor YvcK family protein, which produces MPPPQKRVVAIGGGTGLSTLLRGLKRYVSHPTVSVDTHCDEDPCRISHLAAIVTVTDDGGSSGRLRDDLNILPPGDIRNCMTALSEDEHLLTRLFQFRFPDAAPGENASDLAGHSFGNLFLAAMSQVTGDFAQAVQASSQILAIRGNIYPATNANVTLSAQMDDGTLVHGETNITRSQRSIVELLLDPPDAPPLPETLEALAKADLITLGPGSLYTSLVTNLLVRGIPQAIANSSATRAYVCNLMTQANESLGLTASQHLERLFAHAGNERIFDYALVNTAPISPELLARYASEGQTPITPDLDAIRALGVIPIPGDYIHTGPGSDSVLRHDYDRVAATLLDLPERQGQTA; this is translated from the coding sequence ATGCCGCCACCCCAAAAACGTGTAGTAGCCATCGGCGGAGGCACAGGTCTCAGCACGCTCCTGCGTGGCCTCAAGCGCTATGTGTCTCATCCGACGGTGTCTGTAGACACACACTGCGATGAAGATCCCTGCCGCATCTCGCACCTTGCCGCCATCGTCACCGTGACCGACGACGGGGGCTCCTCCGGTCGCCTCCGCGACGACCTCAACATTCTTCCTCCGGGAGACATCCGTAACTGCATGACGGCGCTCTCAGAGGACGAACACCTCCTCACGCGCCTCTTCCAGTTCCGCTTTCCCGATGCCGCGCCGGGAGAAAATGCCAGCGACCTCGCCGGACACTCCTTTGGCAACCTGTTTCTCGCCGCCATGAGCCAGGTCACGGGAGACTTCGCCCAGGCCGTCCAGGCCTCCTCCCAGATTCTGGCGATCCGTGGCAACATCTACCCGGCCACGAATGCCAACGTCACCCTCTCCGCCCAGATGGACGACGGCACCCTGGTCCACGGCGAGACCAACATCACCAGGTCACAGCGGAGTATCGTGGAACTGCTGCTCGACCCGCCCGACGCTCCACCCCTTCCGGAGACGCTGGAAGCCCTTGCGAAGGCGGACCTGATCACCCTCGGGCCGGGATCGCTTTACACTTCACTCGTCACCAATCTGCTCGTGCGCGGCATTCCACAAGCCATTGCCAACTCCAGCGCGACGCGGGCCTACGTCTGCAACCTGATGACCCAAGCCAACGAAAGCCTCGGCCTCACCGCCTCCCAGCACCTCGAAAGGCTCTTCGCGCACGCCGGCAACGAACGCATCTTCGACTATGCCCTCGTAAATACGGCACCGATCTCTCCGGAACTGCTCGCCCGCTACGCCTCCGAGGGTCAAACCCCGATCACCCCCGACTTGGACGCCATCCGCGCCCTGGGAGTCATCCCTATCCCCGGGGACTACATCCACACAGGCCCTGGTTCAGATTCCGTCCTTCGCCACGACTACGACCGCGTCGCCGCCACCCTTCTGGACCTTCCGGAGCGACAAGGCCAGACCGCATGA
- a CDS encoding TPR end-of-group domain-containing protein — MVTAKTPTPSTTKQPSSPSASSAAPQPDPARVKALEQYEVAVRLLHEGKYDKAHVAFNKVLAISPPDFADRIRMYLDTCVKQSTKNKHSFATPEEQYDYAISLLNDGHYEDAREQLTQIVKAHNEADYAFYGLAVLASMTGDAHKCLDHLTESIRLNTLNRIQARSDSDFQDMADDPRFTELLYPEA, encoded by the coding sequence ATGGTCACCGCGAAAACCCCGACTCCTTCTACCACCAAACAGCCCTCCAGCCCCTCTGCGAGCAGCGCTGCCCCGCAACCGGATCCAGCACGCGTCAAAGCGCTCGAGCAGTATGAAGTCGCAGTCCGTCTTCTACACGAAGGCAAATACGACAAGGCCCACGTGGCCTTCAACAAGGTGCTTGCCATCTCTCCGCCGGACTTTGCCGACCGGATCCGCATGTATCTGGATACCTGCGTCAAACAGTCCACCAAGAACAAACACTCCTTCGCCACGCCTGAAGAGCAGTACGATTACGCTATCTCGCTGCTCAATGACGGCCACTACGAAGATGCCCGTGAGCAACTGACCCAGATCGTCAAAGCGCATAACGAAGCCGATTATGCCTTCTACGGTCTCGCCGTCCTCGCCTCCATGACCGGAGACGCGCATAAATGTCTCGACCATCTCACGGAGTCCATTCGCTTGAATACGCTCAACCGTATCCAGGCGCGCTCCGACTCCGACTTCCAGGACATGGCCGACGACCCACGCTTCACCGAACTCCTCTACCCCGAGGCCTAA
- a CDS encoding DUF4254 domain-containing protein: MHSPATAGTLAFDPYSLAETLHNATSDWHQHNLQPEESPTLFSIALRLHKANFDLWHQEDLARDPHATDATITSTKRSIDTLNQRRNDLVEELDRTLLEAVQQNPAAPLHSETPGMMLDRLSILSLKRFHTAEQTSRPDVTEEHRKNSRLRLSQLDEQFADLAAALQHLWSEILHGTRRFKLYRQFKMYNDPTLNPILYNSSNPKQA; encoded by the coding sequence ATGCACTCCCCTGCGACCGCCGGGACACTCGCCTTCGATCCTTATTCCCTTGCGGAGACCCTTCACAACGCGACGAGCGACTGGCACCAGCACAACCTCCAGCCGGAAGAATCCCCGACGCTGTTCTCCATCGCTCTGCGGCTGCACAAGGCCAACTTCGATCTGTGGCACCAGGAAGACCTGGCGCGGGACCCACATGCCACGGACGCGACCATCACCTCCACCAAGCGCTCGATCGACACCCTGAACCAGCGGCGGAACGATCTCGTCGAAGAGTTGGACCGTACCCTTCTAGAAGCCGTCCAACAAAATCCCGCCGCTCCACTTCACTCCGAAACCCCCGGGATGATGCTCGATCGCCTCTCCATCCTTTCGCTCAAACGCTTCCACACGGCCGAACAAACCAGTCGGCCGGACGTCACGGAGGAGCACCGGAAAAACAGCCGGCTCCGTCTCTCTCAGCTCGACGAACAATTCGCCGACTTGGCTGCCGCGCTCCAACATCTCTGGAGCGAAATCCTCCACGGCACCCGGCGATTCAAGCTCTATCGCCAGTTCAAGATGTATAACGATCCAACACTCAACCCTATACTCTATAATTCGTCCAACCCTAAACAGGCTTGA
- the rfaE1 gene encoding D-glycero-beta-D-manno-heptose-7-phosphate kinase, with product MNARMPELHAVLGLLEGGFARLRVLVVGDLMLDRYVVGDVERISPEAPVPILRHVQRYARPGGAANVAMNLAGLGVHAVLAGVIGHDEDGAELMRLLRESRGVDCSCVVEGGRPTISKTRIVSRTQQMLRLDVESREAAAAEEIDELLQRVLVALDRVDAVILSDYAKGALTEGVCRDVIAAARFKGVKVFVDPKSREFSRYAGATTICPNLGELAAATGVSAYDRENLLAAARMLVVSTGVDFLTVTMSEHGIRIVGGSGSEYHSPARAREVADVSGAGDTVIATLAAAMAGGLARETAVELANLAASLVVAKVGTVPVRAEEMVAELTVSQRAESTNKVLTLERAVERVREWRAVGESIVFTNGCFDLLHVGHVTLLEDCRAFGSKLVVGMNTDASVQRLKGPNRPVVGERERAKVMAAMGAVDVVVLFDEDTPLDLIRALRPDVLVKGGDYSVETVVGHEDVIAAGGSVEIVPTVEGFSTTGLVQKLKASQSRES from the coding sequence ATGAACGCGAGAATGCCGGAGTTACATGCCGTTTTGGGGCTTCTGGAAGGCGGTTTTGCGCGGCTTCGCGTGCTTGTGGTCGGCGACCTGATGCTGGATCGCTATGTGGTGGGGGACGTGGAGCGGATTTCGCCGGAGGCTCCGGTCCCAATCCTGCGGCATGTGCAGAGATACGCGCGCCCGGGTGGGGCGGCGAATGTGGCGATGAACCTGGCCGGGCTGGGCGTGCATGCCGTACTGGCGGGAGTGATCGGACACGATGAAGATGGCGCGGAGCTTATGCGGCTGCTGCGGGAAAGCCGTGGGGTCGACTGTTCGTGCGTGGTGGAAGGCGGTCGGCCTACGATCTCCAAAACCCGCATCGTCAGCCGGACGCAGCAGATGCTGCGGCTGGACGTAGAGAGCCGCGAGGCTGCGGCTGCGGAAGAGATTGACGAGCTTCTGCAGCGGGTGCTCGTGGCGCTGGATAGGGTGGATGCCGTGATCCTCTCCGATTACGCCAAGGGAGCCTTGACGGAGGGCGTCTGCCGCGATGTGATCGCTGCGGCGCGGTTCAAGGGGGTAAAGGTATTTGTCGACCCCAAATCGCGAGAGTTTTCGCGTTACGCCGGAGCGACTACGATCTGCCCCAACCTTGGGGAACTGGCGGCGGCGACGGGTGTGAGTGCCTATGACAGAGAAAATCTACTTGCCGCAGCGCGGATGCTGGTGGTGTCTACGGGGGTGGACTTTCTCACGGTCACGATGAGCGAGCATGGCATTCGTATTGTTGGGGGCAGCGGTAGTGAGTATCACTCGCCTGCGCGCGCGCGTGAAGTCGCGGACGTTTCGGGGGCCGGAGACACCGTGATTGCGACGCTGGCTGCGGCTATGGCTGGGGGGCTGGCACGGGAGACGGCGGTAGAGCTGGCGAATCTGGCAGCAAGCCTCGTAGTGGCCAAGGTGGGCACTGTACCGGTGCGCGCGGAAGAGATGGTGGCCGAGTTGACGGTGAGCCAGCGCGCGGAATCGACGAATAAGGTCCTGACTCTGGAGCGGGCCGTCGAGCGTGTGCGTGAGTGGCGAGCCGTTGGCGAGAGCATCGTGTTCACGAATGGCTGCTTTGACCTGCTGCACGTGGGACATGTGACGCTGTTGGAGGATTGCCGCGCGTTTGGATCGAAGCTGGTGGTCGGGATGAACACGGACGCTTCAGTACAGAGGCTCAAGGGTCCGAACCGCCCCGTAGTGGGTGAGCGCGAACGCGCCAAGGTGATGGCGGCGATGGGAGCTGTGGATGTCGTGGTGCTCTTCGATGAGGACACGCCTTTGGATTTGATCCGGGCGTTGCGTCCGGACGTCCTGGTCAAGGGTGGCGATTATTCCGTCGAAACCGTCGTCGGGCATGAGGACGTGATCGCGGCGGGTGGCAGTGTGGAGATTGTTCCGACGGTGGAAGGGTTTTCGACGACGGGATTGGTGCAGAAGCTTAAGGCGTCTCAATCGCGGGAGTCGTAG